One Dictyoglomus turgidum DSM 6724 DNA window includes the following coding sequences:
- the murC gene encoding UDP-N-acetylmuramate--L-alanine ligase encodes MLNAKRIHFIGIAGTGMSALAYICVERGYEVSGSDIQENISTIRLKSKGVKIYKGHNPENVNNVDLVVISSAIPPDNEEYVYAKERNIPILHRSDLLADLTKEKKSIIVGGAHGKTTTTSMIALVLENNKIDPTILVGGELEDIGGNAKLGNGEYLVAEGDESDGSILKLDPYILVITNIDNDHLDYYKSLEKIKDTFLKVIEKVPKGGFAVLNLDCENVRDIIRKIKNKEYYTYGFSNADFKADNIVLNLSGSEFDVYFRNEKLGRVKLRVPGKHNILNSLSAIAVSKILGLDFETTTKALERFQGVQRRIQLKGIIEDDILVFDDYGHHPTEIKATLETLRLYNRRLVVVFQPHRYTRTYFLSKEIAEALSLGDVIILTEIYSAGEKPIPGVSSKNIYDEIREKYPNLEVYLVDNIIEAASKAKSILKKGDLLLTLGAGNVWKVGEALLARGRKDANLEYSQ; translated from the coding sequence TTGTTAAATGCTAAAAGGATCCATTTTATTGGTATTGCGGGAACTGGAATGAGTGCTTTAGCATATATATGCGTAGAAAGAGGGTATGAAGTTTCTGGGTCTGATATTCAAGAAAATATTTCTACTATAAGACTTAAATCTAAAGGAGTAAAGATCTATAAAGGGCATAATCCTGAAAATGTGAATAATGTGGATTTAGTAGTTATATCTTCTGCTATTCCTCCCGATAATGAGGAATATGTTTATGCTAAGGAGAGAAATATTCCTATACTTCATAGGAGTGATCTTCTTGCCGACTTGACAAAAGAGAAGAAATCAATAATTGTAGGGGGAGCTCATGGAAAGACTACAACAACCTCTATGATTGCTTTAGTACTTGAGAATAATAAAATAGACCCTACTATATTGGTAGGTGGGGAACTTGAAGATATAGGAGGTAATGCAAAACTTGGAAATGGAGAATATTTAGTGGCTGAAGGAGACGAAAGTGATGGCTCTATTTTAAAATTAGATCCTTATATCCTTGTAATTACCAATATAGATAATGACCATCTTGACTATTATAAGAGCTTGGAAAAAATCAAAGATACATTCTTGAAAGTAATAGAAAAGGTGCCTAAGGGTGGTTTTGCAGTTTTAAATTTAGACTGTGAAAATGTCAGAGATATAATTAGAAAAATTAAAAATAAAGAATATTACACTTATGGTTTTTCTAACGCTGATTTTAAAGCAGATAATATAGTCCTCAACCTCTCCGGGTCAGAATTTGATGTTTATTTTAGAAATGAGAAATTAGGAAGGGTAAAGTTAAGAGTGCCAGGAAAGCATAACATATTAAATTCTCTTTCTGCTATTGCGGTATCAAAGATTTTGGGTTTAGATTTTGAGACAACCACCAAAGCTCTTGAAAGATTTCAAGGAGTGCAAAGGAGAATTCAGCTTAAGGGGATTATTGAAGATGATATTTTAGTCTTTGATGATTATGGACATCATCCTACAGAAATAAAGGCTACCTTAGAAACATTGCGACTTTATAATAGAAGGTTAGTGGTAGTTTTTCAGCCTCATAGATATACAAGGACGTATTTCTTAAGCAAAGAGATTGCTGAGGCTTTATCCTTAGGTGATGTGATTATTTTGACTGAGATATATTCTGCAGGAGAAAAACCTATTCCTGGTGTTAGTAGTAAAAATATTTATGATGAGATAAGAGAAAAATATCCTAACCTCGAGGTGTATCTTGTGGATAATATTATTGAGGCAGCATCTAAAGCAAAAAGTATTTTGAAAAAAGGTGATTTATTACTTACTCTTGGGGCTGGAAATGTATGGAAAGTGGGGGAAGCTTTACTTGCTCGGGGTAGAAAAGATGCTAATTTGGAATATTCTCAATAA
- a CDS encoding UDP-N-acetylglucosamine--N-acetylmuramyl-(pentapeptide) pyrophosphoryl-undecaprenol N-acetylglucosamine transferase — protein MINILFVAGGTGGHVIPALNMADYISERAPHWKISFIGRKNSFEEKLIAGKYDFYGLDIIKSSDIKKLSYYLSIKDALKILGELEPDILVVFGSYITVPIIVASIIKKLPFFLHEQNVIPGRVTKLFYRFSQGVAVSFPETREYFKDKDKIYLTGNFVRTELLTMDKASCKKELGFDENRKLLLITGGSQGSMKINYEVKKIIPYLLNNGWQILHQIGEKNYVSYIEGIPIEEWAKEGYNPVPFIKNMELAICGADFAISRAGATTIAQFLIAGLPAIYIPYPYAKDNHQIYNAEVVVKVGGGELLLENQLNSEKLITLLDKWDNKDRLAKASEACRKISIANGRENFWNLILEKLEGRN, from the coding sequence ATGATAAATATTTTGTTTGTAGCAGGTGGTACTGGGGGGCATGTGATCCCTGCTTTAAACATGGCTGACTATATATCTGAGAGGGCTCCTCATTGGAAAATAAGTTTTATAGGTAGGAAAAACAGTTTTGAAGAAAAGTTAATAGCAGGAAAATATGATTTCTACGGGTTAGACATTATAAAGAGTTCAGATATTAAAAAACTAAGTTATTACCTGAGTATAAAAGATGCTTTAAAGATATTAGGAGAATTAGAACCTGATATTTTAGTTGTGTTTGGAAGTTACATTACAGTTCCTATAATTGTTGCTTCTATTATTAAAAAACTTCCTTTCTTTTTACACGAACAAAATGTGATTCCAGGAAGGGTAACAAAACTCTTCTACAGATTTTCTCAAGGGGTTGCTGTTTCTTTTCCTGAAACAAGGGAGTATTTTAAAGATAAAGATAAAATTTATCTTACTGGGAATTTTGTAAGGACAGAATTATTGACAATGGATAAAGCAAGTTGTAAAAAGGAATTAGGCTTTGATGAAAATCGCAAGCTTCTTCTTATAACTGGAGGAAGTCAGGGGTCAATGAAGATAAATTACGAGGTTAAAAAGATTATACCTTATTTATTAAATAATGGGTGGCAAATTCTCCATCAGATAGGAGAAAAAAACTATGTAAGTTATATAGAAGGAATACCCATAGAGGAATGGGCGAAAGAGGGTTATAATCCTGTGCCTTTTATTAAAAATATGGAACTTGCTATATGTGGGGCAGATTTTGCCATAAGTAGAGCGGGAGCAACTACTATTGCTCAATTCTTGATAGCCGGACTTCCTGCTATATATATTCCCTATCCTTATGCTAAGGATAACCATCAGATATATAATGCTGAGGTGGTAGTCAAAGTAGGTGGAGGGGAGTTACTCTTAGAAAATCAATTAAATTCTGAGAAACTAATTACTCTTTTGGATAAATGGGATAATAAGGATAGACTTGCTAAAGCATCCGAAGCATGTAGAAAAATATCTATTGCTAATGGAAGAGAAAATTTTTGGAATCTTATTTTGGAGAAGTTAGAAGGGAGGAATTGA
- a CDS encoding FtsW/RodA/SpoVE family cell cycle protein, with product MKKYDKLIFILALILSLLSLPIIHTASWRWASLTLNNSSYFFQHQLIYLPLAIGISFIVSAFSLDFWRKNSLLLLLISLFLLILVFIPPFGKVSRNVARWIEIGPIQIQPVEVLRFSWIIFLASFLSSNSEKKRIDGARFLWIILFLLLISIVLYFQPNMSMIVLFFLSTFVILFVSKMNFKQVLVMLLIISLVFSFGILTGEYRKERLVLNKGIPFFKTFQQEQALKAIKDGGIFGKGWGRGVLKFYIPEAYNDFLLPVIYEEGGLMAGTVILMLYFFLMLTLFNLSIKASKTDVFSGLLSMGVLVYWCVEIILNILMNLGFLPVMGLPLPFLSFGGSSMMVNWAQVGLLMKIAILGDKK from the coding sequence ATGAAAAAGTATGATAAGTTAATATTTATTTTAGCTTTGATTTTATCATTACTTAGTCTTCCCATTATTCACACTGCGAGTTGGAGATGGGCAAGTTTAACTTTAAATAATTCTTCTTATTTTTTCCAACATCAACTTATTTATCTACCTCTTGCTATTGGAATATCTTTTATTGTAAGTGCTTTTTCTTTAGATTTTTGGCGCAAAAACTCTCTTTTACTTTTGCTTATTTCTCTCTTTTTACTCATATTAGTTTTTATACCTCCTTTTGGAAAAGTTTCAAGAAATGTGGCAAGGTGGATTGAAATAGGTCCTATTCAAATACAACCTGTAGAAGTCTTGAGATTTTCATGGATAATATTTCTAGCAAGCTTTTTATCTTCAAATAGTGAAAAAAAGAGAATTGATGGTGCAAGATTTTTATGGATTATTCTCTTTCTTCTTTTAATATCCATTGTCCTTTACTTTCAACCTAACATGAGCATGATAGTTCTTTTCTTCCTATCCACCTTTGTAATACTATTTGTTTCAAAAATGAATTTTAAACAGGTTTTAGTTATGTTGTTAATAATATCCTTGGTATTTAGCTTTGGAATATTAACAGGAGAATATAGGAAGGAAAGATTAGTGTTAAATAAAGGCATTCCCTTTTTCAAAACTTTTCAACAGGAGCAAGCTCTAAAAGCCATAAAAGATGGCGGAATTTTCGGCAAAGGATGGGGAAGGGGTGTATTGAAATTTTATATCCCCGAGGCTTATAATGATTTTCTATTGCCTGTGATTTATGAAGAAGGAGGTTTAATGGCGGGTACAGTGATCTTGATGCTGTATTTTTTTCTTATGTTAACCTTATTCAATTTATCAATAAAAGCATCAAAGACCGATGTTTTTTCTGGACTTTTAAGCATGGGGGTTTTAGTTTATTGGTGTGTAGAGATAATCTTGAATATATTAATGAACTTGGGTTTTCTACCTGTAATGGGACTTCCATTACCTTTTTTAAGTTTTGGAGGATCTTCCATGATGGTTAATTGGGCACAGGTTGGACTTCTCATGAAAATTGCAATTTTGGGTGATAAAAAATGA
- the ftsA gene encoding cell division protein FtsA, whose product MSDFIGAIDLGSTKVAVVIANLSEKNEELELIGFSMIPSKGISYGVINDIQEASACIKEAVQRAVRMAGIRSIPKMIATISGEKITAIPSRGMIIVKSREQEVTESDVRRAIEAAKATSIPEDREVIYHVVRGFRLDGQNGIMNPIGMIGTRLESDLLLVTHDKVQLRNIINAFQKAEINIEGFIPQEIAASEAVLTPEEKNLGVVLVDIGGDLTNLAVFKEGYLYAIGILKLGGERITKDIAITLKIPTEEAERAKKIIGTLKEEKEESLEVMSLQQKRIKINTSQVREIIQPRVEEILDFVLKKLEELNSPIELIPGGIVITGGTALLDGLEEFAQEYLKVPVRVSRSLRVYNIFEEKDAVFYSSAVGALERITRTVSTDESSKNFLDYLKEIFKNIFSPFKE is encoded by the coding sequence ATGTCAGATTTTATAGGAGCTATTGATCTTGGATCTACAAAAGTTGCAGTAGTAATTGCCAATTTAAGTGAAAAAAATGAGGAATTAGAATTAATTGGATTTTCTATGATACCATCAAAGGGTATCAGCTATGGGGTTATTAATGACATTCAGGAGGCAAGCGCTTGTATAAAAGAGGCAGTACAAAGGGCAGTAAGAATGGCAGGAATAAGAAGTATTCCTAAAATGATAGCTACTATAAGTGGGGAAAAAATCACAGCTATACCAAGTAGGGGTATGATTATTGTTAAAAGCCGGGAGCAAGAGGTAACAGAGTCTGATGTTAGAAGAGCAATTGAAGCTGCAAAAGCTACGTCAATTCCAGAAGATAGAGAAGTCATATATCATGTAGTACGAGGTTTTAGGCTTGACGGACAAAATGGTATTATGAATCCTATAGGAATGATAGGGACACGGCTTGAGTCAGACTTGTTATTGGTAACCCATGATAAGGTTCAGCTAAGAAATATTATAAATGCTTTTCAAAAAGCAGAAATAAATATAGAGGGTTTTATTCCCCAAGAAATTGCAGCTTCGGAAGCTGTATTAACACCAGAAGAAAAAAATTTGGGGGTAGTTTTAGTAGATATTGGAGGAGATCTAACAAATCTTGCTGTTTTTAAGGAAGGATATCTGTATGCTATTGGAATATTGAAGTTGGGAGGGGAAAGAATTACAAAAGATATTGCAATAACTTTAAAAATACCTACCGAGGAGGCAGAAAGGGCAAAAAAGATCATAGGTACACTTAAGGAAGAAAAAGAAGAATCCTTAGAAGTGATGTCTTTACAACAGAAAAGAATAAAAATTAACACCTCTCAGGTTAGAGAAATTATTCAGCCAAGAGTAGAGGAAATTTTAGATTTTGTCTTGAAGAAATTAGAGGAGTTAAATTCTCCAATAGAATTGATTCCAGGGGGCATAGTAATTACGGGTGGTACTGCACTTTTGGATGGATTAGAAGAGTTTGCTCAGGAGTATTTGAAAGTACCTGTGAGGGTTAGTCGTAGTCTTCGGGTTTATAATATTTTTGAAGAAAAAGATGCTGTTTTTTATTCTTCAGCTGTAGGCGCTTTGGAAAGGATTACAAGGACAGTTTCTACAGATGAAAGTAGTAAAAATTTCCTTGACTATTTAAAGGAAATATTTAAAAATATATTTAGTCCTTTTAAGGAGTAA
- the murD gene encoding UDP-N-acetylmuramoyl-L-alanine--D-glutamate ligase, with the protein MEFDLKGKRVLVLGLGESGISTTKFLKEEGAKVIVNDYKEEEDFKNLLDFFRNNDILYIFGGHPIEILRNIDLVVISPGIPKTNPIYIEAKKRDIKVISEIELAYWYAKVPIIAITGTKGKSTTTTLIGEILKNAGIPNIVAGNIGLPFISVVKDLKEGYFVLEVSSFQLEDIEKFRPFISLFINIYPDHLDRYSSMDEYMLAKSRIFMNQKEEDYAILSYDQEEIINLAKPYKVKKLFFGFKKHENDGIFYDESRNKVFYKLSERYGSLTIPKGIWNRILISNFMASALVGLLLGVEERVIEKTGEDFQGIPFALQRIGELNGRVFVNDSKATNPVSTSSAINSINSPIILILGGRNKNFDFHELFENIKKSKVRRVVLIGETKEIMRELSEEYEIPYVIADSLEDAVRRAYEVSEPGDVILLSPACASFDMFRNYKERGKIFNDVFERMKNEKV; encoded by the coding sequence ATGGAATTTGACTTAAAAGGAAAAAGGGTATTGGTGCTTGGACTTGGAGAAAGCGGGATAAGTACAACAAAATTTCTAAAAGAAGAAGGAGCAAAAGTTATAGTAAATGATTATAAAGAAGAGGAAGACTTTAAGAACTTATTAGATTTCTTCAGAAATAATGATATATTATATATATTTGGGGGGCATCCTATAGAAATACTAAGGAATATAGACCTTGTTGTAATAAGTCCAGGAATTCCTAAAACAAATCCCATATATATCGAGGCTAAAAAAAGGGATATAAAAGTTATAAGTGAAATTGAACTTGCATATTGGTATGCTAAAGTGCCCATAATAGCTATAACAGGGACTAAGGGAAAATCCACTACTACCACTTTAATTGGTGAGATTTTAAAGAATGCAGGAATACCTAATATAGTAGCTGGGAACATTGGTTTACCTTTTATTAGTGTTGTAAAAGACTTAAAGGAAGGATATTTTGTTCTTGAGGTAAGTAGTTTTCAATTGGAGGATATTGAAAAATTTAGACCTTTTATATCTTTATTTATTAATATTTATCCTGATCACTTAGACAGGTATTCAAGCATGGATGAGTATATGTTAGCAAAATCAAGAATTTTTATGAACCAAAAAGAAGAGGACTATGCAATTCTGAGTTATGATCAGGAAGAAATAATTAATTTAGCAAAACCTTACAAAGTTAAAAAATTATTTTTTGGATTTAAAAAGCATGAAAATGATGGAATATTTTATGATGAGAGTAGAAATAAAGTGTTTTATAAATTATCTGAAAGATATGGTTCATTAACTATTCCAAAAGGTATTTGGAACAGAATACTGATTAGCAACTTTATGGCTTCTGCCTTAGTAGGACTATTATTAGGAGTAGAAGAAAGGGTTATTGAGAAAACAGGAGAAGATTTTCAAGGTATACCTTTTGCTCTTCAGAGAATTGGAGAGCTCAACGGAAGAGTTTTCGTAAATGATTCAAAGGCAACAAATCCTGTGTCTACAAGTTCAGCAATTAATAGTATAAATTCTCCTATCATACTTATTCTTGGAGGAAGAAATAAAAATTTTGATTTTCATGAACTTTTTGAGAATATAAAAAAGAGTAAAGTAAGGAGAGTAGTGTTAATTGGAGAGACGAAAGAAATCATGAGGGAGCTTTCTGAGGAGTATGAAATTCCTTATGTGATTGCAGATTCTCTTGAGGATGCTGTAAGGAGAGCTTACGAAGTGTCGGAGCCTGGAGACGTAATACTGCTCTCTCCAGCTTGTGCTAGTTTTGATATGTTTAGAAATTATAAAGAAAGAGGAAAAATTTTTAATGATGTTTTTGAGAGAATGAAAAATGAAAAAGTATGA
- the ftsZ gene encoding cell division protein FtsZ translates to MFSLLSDNLDKFDEMRAKIKVIGVGGGGGNAVNRMIEAGIQGVEFIAINTDVQVLALNKAPHKVQIGEQVTQGLGAGGDPKIGEKAAIESRDIIKDILQDADMIFITAGMGGGTGTGASPVIAEIAKEIAKLVIAVVTLPFSFEGRKRRVNAMEGIEKLRNKVDTLLIIPNDKLLKIGDKNTPILESFKKADEVLKQAVQGITELITVPGLINLDFADIQSIMSRAGTAYMGIGIGKGENRAKEAAQNALHSPLLDFSINGAKGVIFNVTGGLDLSIHEVEEIAEVITPKVDPEANIKFGAVIDENMKDTIKVTLIATGFDHQEEVVSQEDSTKRKDYTSISEEDLDIPAILRRKRLIELEHKKGDNQS, encoded by the coding sequence TTGTTCTCACTGTTGTCAGACAATTTAGATAAATTTGATGAGATGAGAGCAAAAATTAAAGTTATTGGTGTTGGTGGGGGAGGAGGAAATGCTGTTAATAGGATGATTGAGGCTGGAATTCAAGGAGTTGAGTTTATTGCGATAAATACTGATGTTCAGGTTCTTGCCTTAAATAAGGCTCCTCATAAGGTTCAGATTGGAGAGCAAGTTACCCAAGGACTTGGAGCAGGTGGCGACCCTAAGATTGGAGAGAAGGCTGCCATTGAGAGTAGAGATATAATTAAAGATATTCTTCAAGATGCTGACATGATTTTCATTACTGCTGGAATGGGAGGGGGTACAGGTACAGGTGCCTCTCCAGTTATTGCTGAGATAGCCAAAGAAATAGCTAAACTTGTAATCGCAGTAGTCACTTTACCTTTTAGTTTTGAAGGAAGAAAAAGAAGAGTAAATGCTATGGAAGGTATTGAAAAGCTAAGAAATAAGGTTGATACTTTACTTATTATTCCTAATGATAAGTTATTAAAGATTGGTGATAAAAATACTCCAATATTAGAGTCTTTTAAGAAAGCAGATGAGGTTCTGAAACAAGCGGTACAAGGTATTACTGAGCTTATTACTGTTCCAGGACTTATTAATTTAGATTTTGCAGATATTCAATCTATAATGTCAAGAGCGGGTACTGCCTATATGGGTATAGGTATTGGAAAGGGAGAAAATAGGGCTAAGGAGGCGGCACAAAATGCTCTTCATAGTCCTCTTTTAGATTTTTCTATAAATGGAGCTAAAGGTGTTATATTTAATGTAACTGGAGGCTTAGATCTCTCTATTCATGAAGTAGAAGAAATAGCAGAAGTAATAACCCCAAAAGTAGATCCTGAGGCAAACATAAAATTTGGTGCAGTTATAGATGAGAATATGAAGGATACAATAAAAGTCACCTTAATTGCTACTGGTTTTGATCATCAAGAAGAGGTAGTGAGTCAAGAAGATAGTACTAAAAGAAAAGATTATACTAGTATTTCTGAAGAGGACTTAGACATACCAGCAATTCTAAGGAGAAAAAGATTAATTGAACTGGAACATAAAAAAGGAGATAATCAATCTTAG
- a CDS encoding radical SAM protein: protein MNWNIKKEIINLREKEKGFKLTKRGGDVSILLIYPNAYSVSINNLGYVGIYEIFNKCQGILCERAYIPNDWRKRTDFRLYSIESFKSLSEFDALAFSVSFELDFLNIVYILSRENIPLFSYERDDSYPLIVGGGIALSANPEPLADIFDILFIGEGEELVKEFSEYLIFKKEKKLNKKEFFEILKNVEGIYIPSVEQKLPIKRRIYLNFENDPMVSPIISENAVFSNMALCELVRGCKYQCRFCLAGYFYRPYRSSTIEVINKKLKEFYDFSPKIGLIVPAIDPNLNLREIENMFCNGEVLLSFSSLRLEDINEDLLSLIEKSGQKTVTIAPETGTDRLRIVLNKGFSNEDILNFVNKLKNYKIKTLKLYFMLGLPTEKSEDIEGIYSLVREIRKLNPKVEISVSFSTFIPKPHTPFQWEKMENEEYIVSTQKVLSEKLREIKRVRIEMEDYFWSFWQGVFSRGDRNLNKLWKEIYENKEISVSILKKFMRNNEDLFLNYLNKKDKNDVLPWDVVDTGVRKDYLWREREKAYEGKLTMACRKNCNACGVCT, encoded by the coding sequence TTGAACTGGAACATAAAAAAGGAGATAATCAATCTTAGAGAAAAAGAAAAAGGATTTAAGTTAACAAAAAGGGGTGGAGATGTAAGTATACTACTAATATATCCAAATGCTTACTCTGTTAGCATTAACAACTTAGGATATGTAGGTATTTATGAAATCTTTAACAAGTGTCAGGGGATTCTTTGTGAAAGAGCTTATATACCTAATGATTGGAGGAAAAGAACTGACTTTAGACTTTATTCTATAGAAAGTTTTAAATCTTTATCTGAATTTGACGCTTTAGCTTTTTCTGTAAGTTTTGAATTAGACTTCCTTAATATTGTCTACATCTTAAGCAGAGAAAATATTCCTCTTTTCTCTTACGAAAGGGATGACTCTTATCCATTAATTGTAGGTGGAGGTATAGCTTTAAGTGCTAATCCTGAACCTCTTGCAGATATTTTCGACATCCTATTTATAGGAGAAGGAGAAGAGCTGGTAAAGGAATTTTCAGAATATTTAATTTTTAAAAAAGAAAAAAAACTAAACAAAAAAGAATTTTTTGAAATCCTGAAGAATGTCGAAGGTATTTATATTCCTTCTGTGGAACAGAAATTACCTATCAAACGAAGAATATATTTAAACTTTGAAAATGATCCCATGGTCTCTCCTATAATATCTGAAAATGCCGTATTTTCAAATATGGCCTTGTGCGAATTGGTTAGAGGGTGTAAATATCAATGCAGATTTTGTCTTGCTGGTTATTTTTATAGACCCTATCGATCCTCTACTATAGAAGTGATAAATAAAAAGTTAAAAGAGTTTTATGATTTTTCGCCTAAAATTGGATTAATTGTCCCTGCTATTGATCCTAACTTAAACTTGAGAGAAATTGAAAATATGTTCTGTAATGGGGAAGTACTCCTTTCTTTTTCTTCCTTAAGGCTTGAAGATATTAATGAAGATTTGCTTAGTTTAATTGAGAAATCAGGACAAAAAACTGTGACTATAGCTCCTGAGACAGGAACAGACAGATTGAGAATAGTCTTGAATAAGGGCTTTTCCAATGAAGATATATTAAATTTTGTGAATAAATTGAAAAATTACAAGATCAAAACCTTGAAATTATATTTTATGCTTGGACTTCCTACAGAAAAAAGTGAAGATATAGAAGGTATTTATTCCTTAGTAAGAGAGATAAGAAAATTAAATCCCAAAGTAGAAATAAGTGTTAGTTTCTCTACTTTTATACCTAAGCCTCACACACCTTTTCAATGGGAGAAAATGGAAAATGAAGAGTATATTGTTTCTACGCAGAAAGTTTTATCCGAGAAGTTGAGGGAAATTAAAAGGGTAAGAATAGAGATGGAAGATTATTTTTGGAGTTTTTGGCAAGGAGTTTTTAGTAGAGGAGACCGGAATTTAAATAAGCTTTGGAAAGAGATATATGAGAACAAGGAGATTTCTGTTTCAATTCTTAAAAAGTTTATGAGGAATAATGAGGATCTTTTTTTGAACTATCTTAATAAAAAAGACAAAAATGATGTTTTGCCATGGGATGTGGTAGATACAGGGGTGAGAAAGGACTATTTATGGAGGGAAAGGGAAAAAGCATATGAAGGAAAGCTAACTATGGCATGTAGAAAAAATTGTAATGCTTGTGGAGTATGCACATGA
- the murB gene encoding UDP-N-acetylmuramate dehydrogenase, with translation MLIWNILNKYNFKSKIYKDVNLSHYTSFKIGGKVDLFIIPYSWEELILILQILKENNIPTKVMGQGTNILAPDEGIKGAVIRLNQNLGKINFVDNSHLEVESGCLISKLISFMVEKNMGGLEFMMGIPGTIGGAVMGNAGAFRKAIGDFVEGVYVLNEHFEEMFLGKKELNFNYRSSNIPKDWIIKKVLLRLEEKPKEESLKEIKFFIKERSKKLPKYPSAGSVFKNPKEGPAGYFIDNLGFRGFRIGDAMVSYEHANTIINVGRARSKDVLEIINIIKDKVKEAYGIDLEPEIIIW, from the coding sequence ATGCTAATTTGGAATATTCTCAATAAATATAATTTTAAATCCAAAATCTATAAAGATGTGAATTTATCTCATTATACCTCTTTTAAGATTGGGGGAAAAGTAGACTTATTCATTATTCCATATTCTTGGGAAGAACTTATCTTAATTCTTCAAATTCTTAAAGAGAATAATATCCCAACAAAAGTAATGGGACAAGGTACTAATATTCTTGCACCTGATGAAGGGATTAAAGGAGCAGTAATTAGATTGAATCAGAACCTGGGGAAAATCAATTTTGTAGATAATAGCCATCTGGAAGTAGAATCGGGATGCTTAATCTCTAAATTAATCTCTTTTATGGTTGAAAAAAATATGGGTGGGCTTGAATTTATGATGGGTATTCCTGGAACTATAGGAGGAGCGGTGATGGGCAATGCTGGAGCCTTTAGAAAAGCTATAGGTGATTTTGTAGAGGGAGTCTATGTTTTAAATGAACATTTTGAGGAAATGTTTTTGGGCAAAAAAGAACTTAATTTTAATTATAGAAGCTCAAACATTCCAAAAGACTGGATTATTAAAAAAGTGCTGTTAAGATTAGAGGAAAAACCTAAGGAAGAATCTTTAAAAGAGATTAAGTTTTTTATAAAGGAAAGAAGTAAAAAGCTTCCTAAATATCCGTCTGCTGGGAGTGTATTTAAAAATCCTAAGGAAGGACCTGCAGGATATTTTATTGATAACTTAGGTTTTAGAGGCTTTAGGATTGGAGATGCTATGGTTTCTTATGAGCATGCAAACACTATAATAAATGTTGGCAGGGCAAGAAGTAAGGATGTTTTAGAGATTATAAATATTATAAAAGACAAAGTGAAGGAGGCCTATGGTATAGATTTGGAGCCAGAGATTATTATTTGGTAA